The genome window tgtgtgtgtgtgtgtgtgtgtgtcattataTGCATAATTGacaataaatgcaaatatatgTTTTGACCTCAACCTCTTCTACGTTGTCTTCCTCAGTGGGACACAcacattataattttatttctcttcatttttgtgttttttatttagttttcggcttttatttaatgaaaatatgaattattatttttccatttatttattattatttttccatttatttattacaattttattcAGATTATTACAATAATCTTACAACATtcccattacattttgttttattcatcacTGGAAATAGGAGAAACTTTAGTGAAACTTTAAAGTTGAAATCTGaaatgaataatatataataattaataaataaactaaagggttaaattattgttttaggGTTCTGATTgtcgattattattatttttataattatattagaattttatttttcttcatttttgtgtttttaaactaacttttatttaataaatattcattattttttcatattttttattaaaaatgtattctcaTTACTGtagttttaaaatgtacatttcctAGTTTACcttctttaaaaacatttttttagcaattaaattacaatttaatttttcttcattttgtgtttttatttcatgtaaaaaaaaaaggaattattatttttccatttatttatcacAATTTTATTCAGATTATTGAGGCATCATTGTAACATTCATCATGTGTTTTCATCAGGCTTTAagcttttattaaatgtaaatatttaatattatttttccatttcttcATTACAATTATATTCAGATTATTGTCGATGTGTAacattgtattttgttttattcatcacAGGAAATGAGAGAAACTTTAGTGAAACTTTAAAGTtgaaatctgaaatctgaaataaataataaataaagtaaagggTTAAATTATTGTCTGGATGTGTTTAGCAGCCGATCAATAACCATAAATCATCTCCCTGTTTCTCTGAGGTGATTTCAGATTATTTCCTGGATCAACATGAGAACAATGATGTAATCTGATCTCTGGTCCCTGATTGGTTCCTACCTGTAAACTGGTTGACTGGCGGCTGGGGGAAAGGGTTCTGATTGGCCGGTTGGCCCGGCTGGTCCTGGTACTGAGGGGGGGGGCGGGTCAGGTGTCTCTGCAGCTGCTGGTCCTGCTGACGCTGCTTCTCCtgatcacaacaacaacaacaacaacaacacagtgtaaacaaacagcagcagctccctCTGGTGGTCAACACCAGCCTCTACAGGTTGGAACAAACAATCccactgttgttgtttatgtttcttcatatgaataaagttataaatgtttgtttatgtttcttcatatgaataaagttataaatgtttgtttatgtttcttaatatgaataaagttataaatgtttgtttatgtttcttcatatgaataaagttataaatgtttgtttatgtttcttcatatgaataaagttataaatgtttgtttatgtttcttaatatgaataaagttataaatGTTTACTTACCTGTTTGGCCATGAGCtgcttttacattttctgttgttttatttattcatttttctgtttctcattttacatttttttttatataacagctgtttttataaatacatatttgtttttaaattttatctgTTTCACATCATCAattaattgtatttgtattaaatttgattatatatatgtatatatatatatatatgtttttttattttctgtttctcaattaataattattttttttttgtatttaatatttttttccttcatacatttttctgtttctaatttttctaattaaaattgtttttgtatttaacctgtttttcttcatacattttctcTCTGAAGAGCACAATGACACTTTTCTTGTTCATGTTTCTtaatataaataagtaataaatgttTACCTGTTCAGCCATGAGCtgcttttacattttctgtttttttatttattcatttttctgtttctcaatttaccatttaattttttttgtattcaatcttttttttccttcatacaTTTTTCCGTTTCTGTTCttaatttttctattttaattttttttgtatttaactttttttttcttgatacaTTTTCTCTCTGAAGAGCACAATGACTCTGTTGTTGATTATGTTTGTTGatctaaataaagtaaataattgttTACCTGTTTTGCCATCAGCtgcttttacattttctgtgtcatttttcagtttttttttatttattcatttttttcttgctcatttacatttttttctgaatacatatttctgtttttataatttttctgtttctcaatttacaatttaaattttttcgtatttaatatttttttcctctatgCATTTTTCCGTTTCTGTTCttaatttttccatttaaatttttttttgtatttaaatttttttttgtcttgataCATTTTCTCTCACAGCACAATCacactgttgttgtttatgtttgttaatctaaataaagtaaataattgttTACCTGTTCGGCCATCAGCTGCTGTCTCTGCATGtactgctgctgatgctgctgctgttgttgttgttgttgttgttgttgctgtttcagTGCCAGGTACGCTGCGTTGCCGTGGTTACCCACCATGGCGCCGGCGCCCGGCGGGGCCGTCATGGCGCTGTTCCCCGGGGCCGACGCCATGTTGGAGGCGGGGCCAGGGCCGTGGGGCGGGGCCGGGTACGAGTTCTGGTCCTGGAACAAACAACATAcagataaatacataaatatataagatttattaatgtttttatacaaACAAACCATTCAAACGCCTCTAGAAGGAACTCCGTCTGACTCCTTATTGAAAAACTTAAAACATAAATctgatttaataaattatgtagaTCTCAGTTTCTACAGTTTTTCAGACAGATTTTTAGGTTACATCAGTTTTATTGAATCctactcaaacatttttattttcaattttaagACATTAGAAAAGTTTTctatttcacttttttgtttctcatgTTTTCCTGAAGTTTTTCAGTtcctcttattttattttgttcattttcatttttctattttttcagcttttcatgttttcatttctctttttttttactcaaaatgTTACCGTTTTTTCCTGTTCctcttttaaattattaatttaatttattgattctattttttcattttcagatttttatttttctattgatTTGGTTTCTGATTTTCAAGTTTTTAGtgtctgatttttcttttttggattttaatttttcagattttttcccTATTTCTTTGGTTTCAAAATTTTTGATTTCtaatttttctattatttaattttctgattTTTCGGGATTctaatttttctatttttttcagtttctcatGTCTGTGATTAACTGCATCTTCATCCTTCAGGACACCAAGTCTGTGTTATTCATGCACACGttttaaatatacaataataataataataataccattaTGCACAGAAACGTTGCACAGCGAGTCCAGCTGACTgcttttatgactttattttcagATATTATACATTTAATGCTGTTgtgataataaaattaaattaatcagattaaaatctaaaaggtatttccagttttttaataacttcagtgtttcccctaccaatatattatatattatataattttgtattttacttaaatgtAGAAAATTGTCTCCCGGGGGCGCGTTGGGAAATAAAGCTGGAGGAAactgtagtggaataaaaagtagaGTTTTGTCCTCTTCCATGTGGTaaagtagaagaataaagtcCGATAGAAGAGAAACTCTGAACCACCAACAGGACACAAACTAAAGTTTCTACAGTTAGTTTGAGttgaaacagacacaaactaaAGTTTCTACAGTTAGTTTGAGTTTAAACAGACAAACTAAAGTTTCTACAGTTAGTTTGAGTTGAAACAGAGAAACTAAAGTTTCTACAGTTAGTTTGAGTTGAAACAGAGAAACTAAAGTTTCTACAGTTAGTTTGAGttgaaacagacacaaactaaAGTTTCTACAGTTAGTTTGAGTTTAAACAGACAAACTAAAGTTTCTACAGTTAGTTTGAGTTGAAACAGAGAAACTAAAGTTTCTACAGTTAGTTTGAGTTGAAACAGAGAAACTAAAGTTTCTACAGTTAGTTTGAGttgaaacagacacaaactaaAGTTTCTACAGTTAGTTTGAGTTGAAACAGAGAAACTAAAGTTTCTACAGTTAGTTTGAGttgaaacagacacaaactaaAGTTTCTACAGTTAGTTTGAGTTGAAACAGACAAACTAAAGTTTCTACAGTTAGTTTGAGttgaaacagacacaaactaaAGTTTCTACAGTTAGTTTGAGttgaaacagacacaaactaaAGTTTCTACAGTTAGTTTGAGttgaaacagacacaaactaaAGTTTCTACAGTTAGTTTGAGttgaaacagacacaaactaaAGTTTCTACAGTTAGTTTGAGttgaaacagacacaaactaaAGTTTCTACAGTTAGTTTGAgttgaaacagacagaaactaaAGTTTCTACAGTTAGTTTGAGttgaaacagacacaaactaaAGTTTCTACAGTTAGTTTGAGTTGAAACAGACAAACTAAAGTTTCTACAGTTAGTTTGAGTTGAAACAGACAAACTAAAGTTGCTACAGTTAGTTTGAGttgaaacagacacaaactaaAGTTTCTACAGTTAGTTTGAGTTGAAACAGACAAACTAAAGTTGCTACAGTTAGTTTGAGttgaaacagacacaaactaaAGTTTCTACAGTTAGTATGAGttgaaacagacacaaactaaAGTTTCTACAGTTAGTTTGAGttgaaacagacacaaactaaAGTTTCTACAGTTGAAGTGAGTGGAGGAGAACAGAGAGGAACAGCAGCAGCTATATTTAaatacacagagagagaataTAAAGGAAGCTTTGTCACCTCACcagctgctgcacacacacacacacacacacacttagtcacacacacacacacacacacacacacacacacacacttagtcacactcacacacacacacacacacacacacacacacacacacacacacacagtcgcaGTGTGGGGACCAGGCCGGTGTGCAGCAGCTGAACagaggctcctcctcctcctcctcctcctcctcctcctcctcctcctcctcctcctcctcctcctcctctcagactCTGTTCTGGTCTCTTCTGGCCCTGTTGGACTGGAACCAGGGAGACCAGTTCCAGGTCGGACTGGAGGATCAGAGTCCGACTGCAGTCAACTTTTCTGTTTCTCACttttacaattacattttttttgtatttaatctttttgttttgtttctcaaattttctgggtttttatttcttgtttctcatttttctgtttttttttaaattattatttatttattttttgtttctcatttctcgttttttttaaatgtatttatttattttttggtttcccattattcaatttttttctgctcattttactgttttttaaaattattatttattcaatttttgtttgtcatttttctgttgtttttttaatgtatttatttttctgtctcccattttcccattttttaaaatttaatctttgtttctttatacacttttttgtttctctttttcattttttcgtttattttttgtattcaatcagttttttaataaatttttatgtttctctttttattttttctcttttaatttttttggatttaatttttcatttatacattttttttgtttctctttaaatttcccattacattttttttaatttaatatttttttctaattattttaaacaaacattctgtttctcctttttcaaattattattatttttgcatcatcttttttgtatacatttttttgtttcccatttctcattttctgttttcttatttatctatttatttattttatttttctaatatctgccttaatttttttttgtgagttttctattttttatgtctctgtTTTCCTACTTCAAATTCATTaaattttttcatgatttttttcattttaagatgaaaagCTAAACCAAAAcactcattttagttttaatagtTGTGTAAATCTCCAGGTTTCTCAGCTACACTGACCTCTGGtggaggtttatttatttttttattgtccaaataacaaaacaaaaaagccatagcagtatttatgtaaataatgtgtgtgtgtgtgtgtgtatatatatatatatatatatatatatatatatatatatacatatatacataataaaaacagctgATGAATGCATCaagttataataatttatagatCTGACCCCAATAAACTGCATGTGAGGTGAATATAGTCTTCCTATTCTCTCTTATTGTTATGATATCACAGCTGATAATAAGTGGAGTTCTCTGTATAGAAGAGGTTTGTCTCCTGGTTGAAGAGCTGCTCTGTTTATGTTGGAtgttattgacattttattcaggTTTGATGATATATATTGTCATGTGAGTTCTcagacttttctttctttgtgtccaGAGAGTTTCCCTCTCTACAACAGACTCTTATTGTTCAGACCTCTCCAGCTCTGAGTGGGCGTGAGGAGCGTGAGGAGGTTTATTTATGACCTTCTACCTTCTGCAGAACACGACAAGTATCACGTTTAATATCAACGTTAACCCTTAACATGTCAGAACGGAGgacaaaactatttaaagacTCTGGAGAAACAATCTGCAGACCTGAACCACATTTAAgaaggcctgtgtgtgtgtgtgtgtgtgtgtgtctgtgtgtgtgtgtgtgtgtgtgtgtgtgtctgtgtgtgtgtgtgtgtgtgtgtctgtgtctgtgtctgtgtgtgtgtatgtgtgtgtgtctgtgtctgtgtctgtgtgtgtgtgtgtgtgtggtacagtCAGGAATGTGCTGGTTATGAAAGCAGAGCAGGAACACTCTGATCAGGTCGCTACGGTTGTTGATGTTAGAATCTCCAGAACAGTTTAGCAGATATTTAGCATGTAGCAGAAAGTGCAGattatgttttgtttacattttatttaattacaggaaataaacttttagtttaaatgtttcctctctttcctctgaACCACTGACGGGATCCAACAGGAGGTTCTCCTCAACAAATATTTGGAGATTAATTGGAGATTtcttacataaaataaaaaacaacatactacTGGTTTGGTTCAGAGTGTgtcctacctgtgtgtgtgtgtgtgtgtgtgtgtgtgtgtgtgtgtcctacctgtgtgtgtgtgtgtgtgtgtgtgtgtatgtgtgtcctacctgtgtgtgtgtgtgtgtgtgtgtgtgtgtgtgtcctacctgtgagtgtgagtgtgtgtgtgtgtgtgtgtcctacctgtgagtgtgtgtgtcctacctgtgtgtgtgtgtgtgtgtgtcctacctgtgagtgtgtgtgtgtcctacctgtgagtgtgtgtgtgtgtgtgtgttacctgtgtgtgtgagtgtgtgtgtgtgtgtgtgtgtgtcctacctgtgtgtctgacctgtgagtgtgtgtgtgtgtgttctacctgtgtgtgtatgtgtgtgtgtgtctgacctgtgtgtgtgtgtgtgtgtgtgtgtcctacctgtgtgtgtgtgtgtgtgtgtgtgtgtgtgtgtgttaccggtctgtgtgcttgtgtgtcctacctgtgagtgtgtgtgtgtgtgtgttacctgtctgtgtgtgtgtgtgtcctacctgtgagtgtgtgtgtgtgtgtgttacctgtctgtgtgtgtgtgtgtctgacctgtgagtgtgtgtgtgttacctgtgtgtgtgtgtcctacctgtgagtgtgtgagtgtgtgtgttacctgtgtgtgtgtgtgtgtgtgtgtgtgttacctgtctgtgtgtgtgtgtgtgtgtcctacctgtgagtgtgtgtgtgttacctgtgtgtgtgtgtcctacctgtgagtgtgtgtgtgtgtgttacctgtgtgtgtgtgtgtgtgtgtgtgtgtgtcctacctgtgtgtgtgtgtgtgtgttacctgtgtgtgtgtgtgtgtcctacctgtgagtgtgtgagtgtgtgtgtgtgtgtgttacctgtgtgtgtgtgtgtgtcctacctgtgagtgtgtgagtgtgtgtcctacctgtgagtgtgtgtgtgtgtgtgtgtcctacctgtgtgtgtgtgtgtgtgttgcctgtgtgtgtgtgtcctacctgtgagtgtgtgagtgtgtgtgtgtgtgtgttgcctgtgtgtgtgtgtcctacctgtgagtgtgtgagtgtgtgtgttacctgtgtgtgtgtgtgtgtgtgtcctacctgtgagtgtgtgatgtGCTGCCGGTAGTTCATGCTGCTGTTCTTCTGTTTGATCTGCTGTTGTTGCCGCAGCAGGTTGAGCAGCGCCGCCTTGTTCTGGCTCTGGGTGTTGGGGGGCCGCGGGGGTCCGGGCCCCGCCTCAAAGTGCGACAGAGGTTTGGTGTTCTTGTAGGTGAGCGTGGCGGCCTGAGGCGGGGCCCCCGGCGCCAGCGGGTGGCTGAGGGGCGGGCCCGGCGCCGCGTGGCCCATCATGTTGGGGTGCCCGGCGGGCCCCGGGAGCTGGTAGCTGCCGGCCCCCGCCTTGGGGGACCCTTTGTTGGGCTGCCCCGGCATCAGCAGCTGCTTCTGGGGGTTGGGGTTGAAGTCCGGGGGGTACAGGGAGGGGCTGGTGGGCTTGTCCATGCCAAAGGCGCCCCCTAGTGGGCTCTGGGAGGTGTTGGCCATCTGGGGCCAGGCGGGGGGGTGGGCGTGGGGCCCCTGGCTGAGGAACTTGGCCCCCGGCGGCGGCTGCTTGTGCTGCATCTGGCCGTGCAGGTGCTGCGCCCGCTGCTGCTGCGCcgccagctgctgcagctgctgcgcCGGGGACAGGTCTttgggagggaggaggtggtTGGGAGGAGGCTGGAGCTgccggggaggaggaggaggagccggCTGGGACGGGGGCAGGGCcggggaggaggcggaggaggaggccaCGGGGGAGCTGGTGGGGTGAGGAGGAGGCGGCGGccccgaggaggaggaggaggaggaggaccggACGTGAGGAGAACCGGTGCGAGAGTCCTGGTCGAAAGCCACCGAGGCCGGAGAGAACTCGGTCTTCACGCTGGCCAGATCAGGAGGAAGGAGGCCCTGGGACGCCCGGCCCGCCTCCACcccgcctcctcctgctcctcctcctcctcccaccggCCCCGCCCCGCCAGGAGGCGGAGCCAGCTCCAGAGAGTCTTTGCGGTCGTCGAAGCCGTCGTTGAGGATGTCCTGGATGTCCTCGTAGACCACGGAGCAGTTGAGCTCCTCCATCAGCTCCGTCCACTCCTGCTCGTTGAGGTTCAGGTCGGGGAACAGGCTGTTGGCGCCTCCTGAAGGAGGCATGATGGGCAGGATGTCGTCCGGCTCCTGCTTCATCTCCTTCCGGTGGAAGTCCGACCCCGGCTCGCGGCCGTCGGAGGCGTCGGCCGGGCCGTGGGTCCCGTTAGAGCTCAGGGCGTCGCTGATGCCCAGCTTGGAGTCCAGCGGCGAGCCGTTGGCGGCGCCGTTGTCCAGACACGCCTTCTTGCTGGGCGGGAAGCCGTCGCTGAAGCCGTTGACCTGGTCTCGGCCCAGCGGGGAACCGGCGCTCTCCAGCTTCCTCTTCACCGTCTCCTGCAGCTGGATaacaaacaaccacagagggtcaataaaacaaacaatcagataaacaaacaacaagtaAGTTATTCTGACCAACGGTTCTTCAGACTCAGACGTTCAGTTACAGAACGCTGATGCAGCTTCTGGTTCCCACGGCGACGTGTCTCTGACGTCACATCTACTCTCCTACAGGCTTTCATTGGCTCAGCAACCAGAGACACCTGGTGGGTCCTCATAGAGGAGGATCCACAGGTAAACAACAGGTAAACAACAGGTAAACAACAGGTGGAGCCTCTCTGACGTCACATCTACTCTCCTACAGGCTTTCATTGGCTCAGCAACCAGAGACACCTGGTGGGTCCTCATAGAGGAGGATCCACAGGTAAACAACAGGTAAACAACAGGTAAACAACAGGTGGAGCCTCTCTGACGTCACATCTACTCTCCTACAGGCTTTTATTGGCTCAGCAACCAGAGAAACTTCAtctgacttcagtctttttattctattattattttttatttgtccacaatgagagtcaacgCCACAGACTGTCCAACAAACTCAActgataaacaacaacaacaactgcagcattttatcaaacacaaacaacaagctgcaCTGACAAAAACGATTCtcaatcaaacagaaaaaagacaaactgctgCGTTATTTctacttgtctttttttgttgtcatttaatgccaatgtcattttttgggttatttaaccgtcttttttgtacttttgtgtcttttttggttatttgggttagggtttttggtcatatttattttttgggtcatttaacgtattttttaaaattaatttagtgtttttaaaaaaataattgtgttttttttttgtaattttgtgtattttttttgggtattcagggtcttttttttggctttttttgtctAACTATTTccactacttttttttaaagta of Centropristis striata isolate RG_2023a ecotype Rhode Island chromosome 12, C.striata_1.0, whole genome shotgun sequence contains these proteins:
- the maml1 gene encoding mastermind-like protein 1 isoform X2 translates to MERLRRRIELFRQHHNSCESRYENATLERLELERQQTFNLHQRCLQAKAKRSNKHRQQPPQPSTAGAAGAAGAAGEQQAGGGQRGAAGGAAGGAELGEGGGTAEQSRNSTLIALQETVKRKLESAGSPLGRDQVNGFSDGFPPSKKACLDNGAANGSPLDSKLGISDALSSNGTHGPADASDGREPGSDFHRKEMKQEPDDILPIMPPSGGANSLFPDLNLNEQEWTELMEELNCSVVYEDIQDILNDGFDDRKDSLELAPPPGGAGPVGGGGGAGGGGVEAGRASQGLLPPDLASVKTEFSPASVAFDQDSRTGSPHVRSSSSSSSSGPPPPPHPTSSPVASSSASSPALPPSQPAPPPPPRQLQPPPNHLLPPKDLSPAQQLQQLAAQQQRAQHLHGQMQHKQPPPGAKFLSQGPHAHPPAWPQMANTSQSPLGGAFGMDKPTSPSLYPPDFNPNPQKQLLMPGQPNKGSPKAGAGSYQLPGPAGHPNMMGHAAPGPPLSHPLAPGAPPQAATLTYKNTKPLSHFEAGPGPPRPPNTQSQNKAALLNLLRQQQQIKQKNSSMNYRQHITHSQDQNSYPAPPHGPGPASNMASAPGNSAMTAPPGAGAMVGNHGNAAYLALKQQQQQQQQQQQQHQQQYMQRQQLMAEQEKQRQQDQQLQRHLTRPPPQYQDQPGQPANQNPFPQPPVNQFTASSQPMGGVGAMGGPAPGAQRMFPQSQSLMGLGLGQGAGQGGGVAPPPAGNQGDLSLSACGGGGGGAGVDVQQVLYNNMNLHQNRQPLGNMSATYRQNLLAQQHLKPPPNAAMLKQQQLAAAAARMPGAMQSSMGANLPGAMQNAQSAAWQQQLANQPPSSSAGMAPNAFANTPNAFHLQQQARLPKMAPGSAPFGSNPGGRPMGGLNAAQQMMQNNMAAAVQQRAAPNQGHGPPMANQQPPQQANQSQAGLPDLAAFGQGGGGRQGLQCNQGYQVSRTAAGQQQQQVAFGYNVASGSFAGESELVDSLLKGQSTQEWMADLDELLASHH
- the maml1 gene encoding mastermind-like protein 1 isoform X1, translated to MMADFVTRRHSAVMERLRRRIELFRQHHNSCESRYENATLERLELERQQTFNLHQRCLQAKAKRSNKHRQQPPQPSTAGAAGAAGAAGEQQAGGGQRGAAGGAAGGAELGEGGGTAEQSRNSTLIALQETVKRKLESAGSPLGRDQVNGFSDGFPPSKKACLDNGAANGSPLDSKLGISDALSSNGTHGPADASDGREPGSDFHRKEMKQEPDDILPIMPPSGGANSLFPDLNLNEQEWTELMEELNCSVVYEDIQDILNDGFDDRKDSLELAPPPGGAGPVGGGGGAGGGGVEAGRASQGLLPPDLASVKTEFSPASVAFDQDSRTGSPHVRSSSSSSSSGPPPPPHPTSSPVASSSASSPALPPSQPAPPPPPRQLQPPPNHLLPPKDLSPAQQLQQLAAQQQRAQHLHGQMQHKQPPPGAKFLSQGPHAHPPAWPQMANTSQSPLGGAFGMDKPTSPSLYPPDFNPNPQKQLLMPGQPNKGSPKAGAGSYQLPGPAGHPNMMGHAAPGPPLSHPLAPGAPPQAATLTYKNTKPLSHFEAGPGPPRPPNTQSQNKAALLNLLRQQQQIKQKNSSMNYRQHITHSQDQNSYPAPPHGPGPASNMASAPGNSAMTAPPGAGAMVGNHGNAAYLALKQQQQQQQQQQQQHQQQYMQRQQLMAEQEKQRQQDQQLQRHLTRPPPQYQDQPGQPANQNPFPQPPVNQFTASSQPMGGVGAMGGPAPGAQRMFPQSQSLMGLGLGQGAGQGGGVAPPPAGNQGDLSLSACGGGGGGAGVDVQQVLYNNMNLHQNRQPLGNMSATYRQNLLAQQHLKPPPNAAMLKQQQLAAAAARMPGAMQSSMGANLPGAMQNAQSAAWQQQLANQPPSSSAGMAPNAFANTPNAFHLQQQARLPKMAPGSAPFGSNPGGRPMGGLNAAQQMMQNNMAAAVQQRAAPNQGHGPPMANQQPPQQANQSQAGLPDLAAFGQGGGGRQGLQCNQGYQVSRTAAGQQQQQVAFGYNVASGSFAGESELVDSLLKGQSTQEWMADLDELLASHH